One genomic region from Caballeronia sp. M1242 encodes:
- a CDS encoding response regulator transcription factor encodes MLKKRISVAIVDDHPLVVCGLRNALERAGIEVAGAVSHPTELMALLERAHCDVVVTDYSMPTGGTLDGWRFLSSMSARYPHLPVLVYSEFDDPFLVGTLVQRDVAGIVNKREEMSVVLNAVRELAMGKHYRSPVAERALAQFNAEPDFRRFATLTKWQMEVTGLMLCGMGVVETARLFSLGKSTISARRVKACKQLGFSRQADLHRFAADRGLSLDRSGAARAVRAI; translated from the coding sequence ATGCTGAAGAAGCGCATCAGCGTCGCGATCGTCGACGATCACCCACTCGTTGTCTGTGGACTGCGTAACGCATTGGAACGCGCCGGTATCGAAGTCGCCGGAGCAGTTAGTCATCCTACGGAATTGATGGCGCTGCTCGAACGCGCGCATTGCGATGTCGTCGTCACGGACTATTCCATGCCGACCGGCGGCACGCTCGACGGCTGGCGCTTTCTGTCTTCCATGTCGGCGAGATATCCGCACTTGCCGGTTCTCGTCTACAGCGAGTTCGACGATCCGTTCCTCGTCGGGACGCTGGTTCAGCGCGATGTCGCCGGCATCGTGAACAAGCGCGAAGAAATGTCCGTGGTGCTCAACGCGGTGCGCGAACTGGCGATGGGCAAGCACTATCGCTCGCCGGTGGCCGAGCGCGCGCTCGCGCAGTTCAACGCTGAGCCGGACTTTCGGCGCTTCGCGACGCTCACGAAGTGGCAAATGGAAGTGACGGGCCTCATGCTGTGCGGCATGGGCGTCGTCGAGACGGCGCGGCTCTTCAGTCTCGGCAAGAGCACGATCAGCGCCCGGCGCGTCAAGGCGTGCAAACAGCTCGGCTTTTCGCGCCAAGCGGATCTGCATCGCTTCGCAGCGGACCGCGGCTTGTCGCTGGACCGCTCTGGCGCCGCGCGCGCCGTCCGCGCCATCTAG
- a CDS encoding glycosyltransferase family 9 protein, whose translation MYSSLLFATIHSGNPTHENDGHRSLPSLAVLNDLFAMEGIEFFSLQKGAGADEAARYATERANFHDVGARLNTMAETASAIAALDLVLTVDTSVAHVAGAMGKPVWLMLPFYGDWRWHYTRENSPWYPTMRLFRRRFGGDWSEVVARIGGHLRYQLAMKASAV comes from the coding sequence TTGTACTCGTCGTTGCTCTTCGCGACCATCCATTCAGGGAATCCGACGCACGAAAACGACGGACATCGTTCGCTGCCGTCGCTCGCGGTGCTGAACGATCTCTTCGCGATGGAAGGCATCGAATTCTTCAGCCTGCAAAAGGGCGCGGGCGCCGACGAAGCAGCCCGGTATGCCACCGAGCGCGCGAACTTTCACGATGTGGGCGCGCGTCTCAACACAATGGCCGAGACGGCCAGCGCGATCGCGGCGCTGGATCTCGTCCTGACCGTGGATACGTCCGTCGCGCACGTCGCGGGCGCGATGGGCAAGCCGGTCTGGCTGATGTTGCCGTTCTACGGTGACTGGCGCTGGCACTACACGCGCGAAAACAGTCCGTGGTACCCGACCATGCGCCTGTTCCGCCGCCGCTTCGGTGGCGACTGGTCGGAAGTCGTCGCGCGCATCGGCGGGCACTTGCGGTATCAGCTGGCGATGAAGGCATCGGCCGTATGA
- a CDS encoding group 1 truncated hemoglobin, with the protein MKTTMILRGVALAVCAFAALSGTAHAADDTLYRQFGEQAGLTRIVDDLYDNVLADPRTAPYFENAPIKRIKTKLVEQFCVLLSGPCEYTGRPMRRTHEGQNIDRAAFNALVEDLQAAMDKNGVPFRAQNKLLAKLAPMYRDVQDRE; encoded by the coding sequence ATGAAAACGACGATGATCCTTCGCGGCGTGGCGCTCGCCGTCTGCGCGTTCGCGGCTCTGAGCGGCACCGCTCACGCCGCCGACGACACGCTGTATCGCCAGTTCGGGGAACAGGCAGGACTCACGCGAATCGTCGACGATCTGTACGACAACGTGCTCGCCGATCCGCGCACCGCGCCTTACTTCGAGAACGCGCCCATCAAGCGCATCAAGACCAAGCTCGTCGAGCAGTTCTGCGTGCTGCTGAGCGGCCCGTGCGAATACACCGGCCGCCCGATGCGGCGCACGCACGAAGGCCAGAACATCGACCGTGCCGCGTTCAACGCGCTCGTCGAAGACTTGCAGGCCGCGATGGACAAGAACGGCGTGCCGTTTCGCGCGCAGAACAAGCTGCTCGCGAAGCTGGCGCCCATGTACCGCGACGTACAGGACCGCGAATGA
- a CDS encoding response regulator transcription factor, which produces MNGHTRPIRVVLADDHPIVLMAVSDQFSKLAGFTITATVNSGADLVRALEKEPADLVITDLVMQGDEEVELDGLRLVSKLRRSYPEVPLVVLTMMTSGGMFHELCKLGVAAIVSKEEPASELAQISVRALSTKETLFSPKIQLRLAREGSTTKDLAREQPLSPRELEVVRLFAQGLSVTEIARTLNRSVPTVATQKRSAMRKLHVENHVDLVKYAAKTGLA; this is translated from the coding sequence ATGAATGGACACACGAGACCGATCCGCGTGGTGCTGGCCGATGACCATCCCATCGTGTTGATGGCCGTCTCCGATCAGTTTTCCAAGCTTGCGGGTTTCACGATCACGGCCACGGTGAACTCGGGAGCGGATCTCGTGCGCGCGCTCGAAAAGGAGCCGGCCGATCTGGTCATCACCGATCTCGTGATGCAGGGCGACGAAGAAGTGGAACTCGACGGCTTGCGTCTCGTGAGCAAGCTGCGCCGCTCTTATCCCGAAGTGCCGCTCGTCGTCCTCACGATGATGACGAGCGGGGGCATGTTTCACGAGCTCTGCAAGCTGGGCGTCGCCGCCATCGTCAGCAAGGAGGAGCCGGCGAGCGAGCTCGCGCAGATCAGCGTGCGCGCGCTTTCGACGAAGGAAACCCTCTTCTCGCCGAAGATTCAGCTTCGCCTCGCGCGCGAAGGCTCCACGACGAAGGACCTTGCGCGCGAACAGCCGCTTTCTCCGCGCGAGCTGGAAGTGGTGCGCCTCTTCGCGCAGGGGCTTTCGGTGACCGAGATCGCGCGCACGCTGAACCGTTCCGTGCCGACGGTCGCGACACAGAAACGCTCCGCCATGCGCAAGCTGCATGTGGAGAACCACGTAGACCTCGTTAAATACGCCGCGAAGACAGGGTTGGCCTGA
- a CDS encoding filamentous hemagglutinin N-terminal domain-containing protein gives MNKNRFRRVFSKRLGMLVAVAEDVVSQGKAPGEGTASGAVSVESAFRVVSAMTAFAAAVLATQPGVSFAQALPTGGQVTAGQASISQNSNTMTINQGTQRAVIDWNSFNVGAGNTVQFNQPNAQSQALNRVTSGGASNIQGSLLANGQVLIQNANGVLFGKGSVVNVGSLLATTKAINPDAFMAGGPLQLSSTGTNASVQNDGSIQAQGYVTLVGDQVRNTGSINTAQGGQVVLAAGDSATVALPNGQGIQLTLTNATANALVENSGTINAQNGSVLLTARGTNTLLNTVVNLDGVTRAGTVVADAGNTGDVAVTGKVDASNNAAGGVGGTVVLSGTGTDIGPNASINTTDNGTTNNGGNGNGTDNGGNTDAHGSSGGSSAAGTAAAVVGGIGLAGGLSYLIYENAMHMYLDEAQPLTLELGDAAFWADATVQQVSIDLTTDTADVDLLTRAGALTRHMQYRDGADGVKHYTFEDEKKQTKADLSVNMQTREYFYTESGVKDGKPYVVKSHGWLKQGMAVLANPSADKAAVRP, from the coding sequence ATGAACAAGAATCGGTTTCGTCGCGTCTTCAGCAAACGACTCGGCATGTTGGTAGCAGTAGCGGAAGACGTGGTCAGCCAGGGCAAGGCGCCGGGCGAAGGCACGGCTTCGGGCGCTGTCTCGGTCGAAAGCGCGTTTCGCGTCGTCTCGGCGATGACGGCATTCGCCGCCGCCGTTCTCGCGACGCAGCCCGGCGTGAGCTTCGCGCAAGCGTTGCCGACCGGCGGCCAGGTCACGGCAGGTCAGGCGAGCATCTCGCAGAACAGCAACACGATGACCATCAATCAGGGCACGCAACGCGCCGTGATCGACTGGAACTCGTTTAACGTCGGCGCCGGCAACACGGTGCAGTTCAATCAGCCGAACGCGCAGTCGCAGGCGCTCAACCGTGTGACGAGCGGCGGGGCATCGAACATTCAAGGTTCCCTCTTGGCCAACGGTCAAGTGCTGATTCAGAACGCCAACGGCGTGCTGTTCGGCAAGGGCTCGGTGGTCAACGTCGGCTCGCTCTTGGCGACGACGAAGGCGATCAATCCCGACGCGTTCATGGCGGGCGGCCCGCTGCAACTGAGCTCGACGGGCACGAATGCGAGCGTTCAGAACGACGGCTCGATTCAGGCGCAAGGTTACGTGACGCTCGTGGGCGATCAAGTCCGTAACACCGGTTCGATCAACACGGCGCAAGGCGGGCAAGTGGTGCTCGCCGCGGGCGATAGCGCGACGGTTGCGCTGCCGAACGGCCAAGGCATTCAACTCACGCTGACCAACGCGACGGCCAACGCGCTCGTCGAGAACAGCGGCACGATCAACGCGCAGAACGGCTCGGTGCTGCTGACGGCGCGCGGCACGAACACGCTGCTCAACACGGTGGTGAACCTCGATGGCGTGACGCGCGCGGGAACGGTCGTAGCCGATGCGGGCAACACGGGCGATGTCGCGGTGACGGGCAAGGTCGATGCATCGAACAATGCAGCAGGCGGCGTGGGCGGCACGGTGGTGCTGTCGGGTACGGGCACGGACATCGGCCCGAATGCGTCGATCAATACGACCGACAACGGCACGACGAATAACGGCGGCAACGGCAACGGCACGGACAACGGTGGCAACACCGATGCCCACGGCAGCTCGGGCGGCAGCTCGGCGGCCGGCACGGCGGCGGCTGTGGTCGGCGGTATCGGCCTGGCGGGCGGTCTGTCGTATCTGATCTACGAGAACGCAATGCACATGTATCTGGACGAAGCGCAACCGCTGACGCTGGAACTGGGCGATGCGGCTTTCTGGGCAGACGCGACCGTGCAGCAAGTGTCAATCGACCTGACCACGGACACGGCCGATGTCGACCTGTTGACTCGCGCGGGCGCCTTGACGCGTCACATGCAGTACCGTGACGGCGCCGACGGCGTGAAGCACTACACGTTCGAGGACGAGAAGAAGCAGACGAAGGCGGACCTGTCGGTGAACATGCAGACGCGTGAGTACTTCTACACGGAGAGCGGCGTGAAGGACGGTAAGCCGTATGTCGTCAAGTCGCATGGCTGGCTCAAGCAGGGCATGGCGGTTCTCGCCAACCCGAGCGCGGACAAAGCAGCCGTTCGTCCCTGA
- a CDS encoding methylamine utilization protein gives MTPRLVISSLLSAIALIAACAHAASVHLQVVDQAGAPVPDAIVYAVPASGKLPATKPASAVIDQVKRRFVPLVSVVQTGASVTFPNKDNIEHDVYSFSPAKRFELNLYHGIPGTPVVFDKPGLVVMGCNIHDAMVAYLLIVDTPYFAKTDAKGAATIDNLPADTYKLTAWHFHQADANAQPTQKLSAASDATAKFSLQLKAAE, from the coding sequence ATGACACCCCGCCTCGTTATCTCTTCCCTGCTGTCGGCGATAGCGCTCATTGCGGCCTGCGCGCACGCGGCGAGCGTTCACCTGCAAGTCGTCGATCAGGCGGGCGCGCCCGTGCCGGACGCCATTGTGTATGCGGTGCCCGCGAGCGGCAAGCTGCCCGCGACGAAGCCGGCCAGCGCGGTCATCGATCAGGTCAAGCGCCGCTTCGTGCCGCTCGTGTCCGTGGTGCAGACGGGCGCATCGGTCACGTTTCCGAACAAGGACAACATCGAGCACGATGTCTATTCGTTCTCGCCGGCCAAGCGCTTCGAGTTGAACCTGTACCACGGCATTCCGGGCACGCCGGTCGTGTTCGACAAACCCGGCCTCGTCGTGATGGGCTGCAATATCCACGATGCGATGGTCGCGTACCTGTTGATCGTCGATACGCCGTATTTCGCGAAGACCGACGCGAAAGGCGCGGCCACCATCGACAACCTGCCTGCCGATACGTACAAGCTGACCGCGTGGCATTTCCACCAGGCCGATGCGAACGCGCAGCCCACGCAGAAGTTGAGCGCGGCTTCGGACGCGACGGCGAAGTTCTCGCTGCAACTGAAGGCCGCCGAATAG
- a CDS encoding bifunctional diguanylate cyclase/phosphodiesterase, whose product MRLHSLRARIALVFVLLMLVAQAAAYVVINSVILKNAHQNAEEQLSVAERVFGQVLRGNSQQLTQAASVAASDFGFREAVATHDSKTVASALQNHGDRIHADIVMLVDLDGTLVADSGGAAHQGAAFPFPHLIKTVAQKGDASSFGMIGGKAYQLVAVPVKAPIVIAWVVMGFAIDDALAREMSSLTSLDVSFLTVDQRGAWGVLASSLPEAARAGLKNQAQLAEDGYATRVLHLHSEGQTVAVLLERSLSQALAPFHRLQSALVLITILGVIVSIAGSMLTARSVTRPLAALAQFSRRVGHGDYSAPIAVRHQDEIGELASAFNQMQEGIVERERRITELAYMDRLTGLPNRALFNDRLQEAIDAARTEGRALSVMMMDLDRFKLVNDTLGHPIGDMLLCEVAQRLRATLQRPEDTVARLGGDEFAVLLPDDDLPAARAIAARMLRALEEPIMIEGQLVDVGASIGIVAYPDNGSDMNVLLRRADIAMYVAKRANLGHALYDERHDENSAERLSLMSELRQAVEHDQLTLYYQPKIDLATHRVQYVEALVRWDHPTRGFIAPDQFIPFAEQTGYIKTVSRWVADKAIAQCAAWQAQGIELAVSVNVSARELIQSTLPETFQSLLDRHGVAPQWIRIEITESAIMDDPNHAIETLDRLHALGVCLSIDDFGTGYSSLTYLKRMPVDELKIDKSFVMGMTHHKDDETIVRSTIDLGHNMGLKVVAEGVEDEVTMQRLRALGCDLAQGFHLSRPLPPAKLVDWLDVWRMQSGVEAEPSLPA is encoded by the coding sequence ATGCGCCTGCACAGCCTGCGGGCGCGCATCGCGCTGGTGTTCGTGTTGTTGATGCTCGTCGCGCAGGCGGCGGCGTACGTCGTCATCAATTCGGTGATTCTGAAGAACGCGCACCAGAACGCCGAGGAGCAATTGTCGGTGGCCGAGCGCGTCTTCGGGCAAGTGCTGCGCGGCAACAGCCAGCAGTTGACGCAGGCGGCGAGCGTCGCGGCGTCGGACTTCGGCTTTCGCGAGGCGGTCGCGACGCACGACAGCAAGACGGTCGCCTCCGCGTTGCAGAATCACGGCGACCGCATTCACGCGGATATCGTGATGCTCGTCGATCTCGACGGCACGCTCGTTGCCGACAGCGGCGGCGCGGCGCATCAGGGCGCGGCGTTCCCGTTCCCGCATCTCATCAAGACGGTGGCGCAAAAGGGCGATGCGTCGTCCTTCGGCATGATCGGCGGCAAGGCGTATCAGCTCGTCGCGGTGCCGGTGAAGGCGCCGATTGTCATCGCGTGGGTCGTGATGGGCTTCGCGATCGACGACGCTCTTGCCCGCGAGATGAGTTCTTTGACATCGCTCGATGTGTCGTTCCTGACCGTGGACCAGCGCGGCGCCTGGGGCGTGCTCGCGAGTTCGCTGCCCGAAGCGGCGCGGGCAGGCCTCAAGAATCAGGCGCAACTCGCCGAGGATGGCTACGCGACGCGCGTGCTTCATCTGCATTCGGAAGGGCAGACCGTCGCGGTGTTGCTGGAACGTTCGCTCAGTCAGGCGCTTGCGCCGTTTCACCGGCTTCAGTCCGCGCTCGTGCTCATCACGATACTCGGCGTGATCGTTTCGATTGCGGGCAGCATGCTCACCGCGCGCTCGGTCACGCGTCCGCTCGCGGCGCTCGCGCAGTTCTCGCGGCGCGTCGGGCACGGCGATTACAGCGCGCCGATCGCCGTGCGCCATCAGGACGAAATCGGCGAACTGGCGAGCGCGTTCAATCAGATGCAGGAAGGCATTGTCGAGCGCGAGCGGCGCATCACCGAACTCGCGTACATGGACCGTCTCACGGGCTTGCCGAATCGCGCGCTCTTCAACGACCGGCTGCAAGAGGCGATCGACGCGGCGCGCACGGAAGGCCGCGCGTTGTCCGTGATGATGATGGACCTCGACCGCTTCAAGCTGGTGAACGACACGCTCGGGCATCCAATCGGCGACATGCTGCTGTGCGAAGTCGCGCAGCGCCTGCGCGCCACATTGCAGCGTCCGGAAGATACGGTCGCGCGTCTGGGCGGCGACGAGTTCGCCGTGCTGCTGCCCGACGACGATCTGCCGGCGGCGCGCGCGATCGCCGCGCGCATGCTTCGTGCGCTCGAAGAGCCGATCATGATCGAAGGGCAACTCGTCGACGTGGGCGCGAGCATCGGCATCGTCGCGTATCCGGACAACGGCAGCGACATGAACGTGCTCTTGCGCCGCGCCGATATCGCGATGTACGTGGCCAAGCGCGCGAACCTCGGCCATGCGCTCTACGACGAGCGCCACGACGAGAACAGCGCGGAACGCCTATCGCTCATGAGCGAACTGCGGCAGGCCGTCGAGCACGATCAGCTCACGCTCTACTATCAGCCGAAGATCGATCTGGCGACGCACCGCGTGCAATATGTCGAGGCGCTCGTGCGCTGGGACCATCCGACGCGCGGGTTCATCGCGCCGGATCAGTTCATTCCGTTCGCGGAGCAGACGGGCTATATCAAGACCGTGTCGCGCTGGGTCGCGGACAAGGCTATTGCGCAGTGCGCGGCGTGGCAGGCGCAAGGCATCGAACTCGCCGTGTCCGTGAACGTGTCGGCGCGCGAGCTGATTCAGTCGACGCTGCCGGAGACGTTCCAGAGCCTGCTCGACCGGCATGGCGTCGCGCCGCAGTGGATTCGCATCGAGATCACCGAGAGCGCGATCATGGACGACCCGAACCACGCCATCGAGACGCTCGACCGGCTGCATGCGCTCGGCGTGTGTTTGTCCATCGACGACTTCGGCACGGGGTATTCGTCGCTCACCTATCTGAAGCGCATGCCGGTGGACGAGCTCAAGATCGACAAGTCGTTCGTGATGGGCATGACGCATCACAAGGACGACGAGACCATCGTGCGATCGACCATCGACCTCGGGCATAACATGGGCTTGAAGGTTGTCGCGGAAGGCGTCGAAGACGAAGTCACCATGCAGCGCCTGCGCGCGCTCGGTTGCGATCTTGCACAAGGCTTTCACCTGAGCCGGCCGCTGCCGCCCGCGAAGCTCGTCGATTGGCTCGACGTCTGGCGCATGCAAAGCGGCGTCGAAGCGGAACCGTCGCTGCCTGCCTGA
- a CDS encoding methyltransferase domain-containing protein: MKETSKASLRRSREPAFVQHYLVGDGLDIGVTDDPLSAHAHVFPRMGKITSWPADKGDLSTMDGAGDAAFDFVHASHVLARQNNPHKALARWLDLVKPGGHVIVTVPDEDLYGKGVWPSRFNGGHKTSFTIYKTENRLPRSVNVVELVQAMSHAADCERIALVRDNFDAARADADQTADSYAECVIEIVLRKRAVPTAHEMKHAMEHARSAEAAIAAAQAGVRQYPYRFDVYHRAMMQFLRWDAPEHADAIWKQCVERLPGEHLPRLYEALHLIARGKLREGFALREKVMAPFGWQRRTTTQPPHNVPEWKGESLHGKPP, from the coding sequence ATGAAAGAAACCAGCAAAGCAAGCCTGCGCCGTTCCCGCGAACCGGCATTCGTGCAGCATTACCTCGTCGGCGACGGACTCGATATCGGCGTGACGGACGACCCGCTTTCGGCGCATGCGCACGTGTTCCCGCGCATGGGCAAAATCACGTCGTGGCCCGCGGACAAGGGCGATCTTTCGACGATGGATGGCGCGGGCGACGCAGCATTCGACTTCGTTCATGCGAGTCATGTGCTCGCGCGGCAGAACAATCCGCACAAGGCGCTCGCGCGATGGCTCGACCTCGTGAAGCCGGGCGGCCATGTCATCGTGACCGTGCCGGACGAGGATCTCTACGGAAAGGGCGTCTGGCCGAGCCGCTTCAACGGCGGGCACAAGACGAGCTTCACCATCTACAAGACAGAGAACAGGCTGCCGCGCTCGGTGAACGTCGTCGAGTTGGTGCAGGCCATGTCGCATGCCGCGGACTGCGAGCGCATCGCGCTGGTGCGCGACAACTTCGACGCCGCGCGAGCCGACGCCGACCAGACCGCCGACAGTTACGCCGAGTGCGTCATCGAAATTGTGCTGCGCAAACGCGCGGTGCCGACCGCGCATGAAATGAAACATGCGATGGAGCACGCGCGCAGCGCCGAGGCCGCCATCGCCGCGGCGCAGGCGGGGGTGCGTCAGTATCCGTATCGCTTCGACGTCTATCATCGCGCGATGATGCAGTTCTTGCGCTGGGACGCGCCCGAGCATGCCGACGCCATCTGGAAGCAGTGCGTCGAGCGGCTGCCGGGCGAACATCTGCCGCGTCTTTACGAGGCATTGCATCTGATCGCGCGTGGCAAGCTGCGGGAAGGCTTCGCGCTGCGCGAAAAGGTGATGGCGCCGTTCGGATGGCAACGCCGCACCACCACGCAGCCGCCGCACAACGTGCCGGAATGGAAAGGCGAATCGCTGCACGGCAAGCCGCCCTGA
- a CDS encoding response regulator transcription factor — translation MGKTKIAVVDDHPLVLYGLQKTLEGADFDVMGAVTSPAHLLKLLHDAPCDVVVADYSMPGDQALDGWRFLASVSSQFPDTRVLVYTEFDDPFLVGSLVQRGVAGIVSKRDEMQEVLAAVRSLARGERYLSPIASASLERFCALPHYKRFMALTRRQMEVTGLMLCGLTVCETARLLDRRVNTISAQRSEACRRLGFSGESEMYRFAVGHGLWLDRSTAGSELRPA, via the coding sequence ATGGGAAAGACAAAAATCGCCGTCGTCGACGATCATCCGCTCGTGCTGTACGGACTTCAAAAGACGCTGGAGGGCGCGGACTTCGATGTGATGGGCGCGGTCACCAGTCCGGCGCACCTGTTGAAACTACTGCACGACGCGCCCTGCGATGTCGTCGTCGCGGACTACTCGATGCCGGGCGATCAGGCGCTCGACGGTTGGCGTTTTCTCGCTTCCGTATCGAGCCAGTTTCCGGACACGCGCGTGCTCGTCTATACGGAATTCGACGACCCGTTTCTCGTCGGCAGTCTGGTGCAGCGCGGCGTCGCCGGCATCGTGAGCAAGCGTGACGAGATGCAAGAAGTGCTGGCCGCAGTGCGCAGTCTCGCGCGAGGCGAACGTTATCTGTCGCCCATCGCCAGCGCGTCGCTGGAACGCTTCTGCGCACTGCCGCATTACAAGCGCTTCATGGCGCTCACGCGCCGTCAGATGGAAGTGACGGGCCTCATGCTGTGCGGCCTCACCGTTTGCGAGACGGCGCGTCTGTTGGACCGGCGCGTCAACACCATCAGCGCGCAGCGCAGCGAAGCGTGCAGGCGGCTCGGTTTCTCGGGAGAGTCGGAGATGTATCGCTTCGCGGTCGGGCATGGCTTGTGGCTGGATCGTTCCACGGCGGGAAGCGAGCTTCGGCCCGCATGA